A single Roseisolibacter agri DNA region contains:
- a CDS encoding glycosyltransferase family 9 protein, translating into MSGRPEGRRVCLVLLTGLGDVVHGLPIANALKDSGYARHLTWVAEPMPASILAHHPSVDDLVEYRRRDGVAGVRALRTALAARRRADGPFDLTINLNVYFKSVWPVLFSGARHRLGFDRGRAKDGIWLATNDMVPPRPRAHTQDMFLEFLAHLGVPHHAPHAPEDWRITFSDAERAAQAAWMAERTGRPIAAIVPASANARKDWPAERWARVADALHADFGYEVALVGGPGGRETAIAREVAERATVPVTWAMGDGVRRVAWILERSALVLAPDTGPLHIARALGVPVIGLFGHTNPWRVGPYRAWQELWVDAYTEAGTEPDPSRFDPPADDRMQTITVDQVVERIGRARSPNGGGR; encoded by the coding sequence GTGAGCGGCCGTCCCGAGGGGCGCCGCGTCTGCCTGGTGCTGCTGACGGGCCTCGGCGACGTGGTGCACGGGCTGCCGATCGCGAACGCGCTGAAGGACAGCGGCTACGCGCGCCACCTGACGTGGGTCGCCGAGCCGATGCCGGCGTCGATCCTGGCGCACCACCCGAGCGTGGACGACCTGGTCGAGTACCGCCGCCGCGACGGCGTGGCGGGCGTGCGCGCGCTGCGCACCGCGCTGGCCGCGCGGCGCCGCGCGGACGGACCGTTCGACCTCACGATCAACCTCAACGTCTACTTCAAGAGCGTCTGGCCGGTGCTGTTCTCCGGCGCGCGGCACCGCCTCGGCTTCGACCGTGGCCGCGCGAAGGACGGCATCTGGCTGGCGACGAACGACATGGTGCCGCCGCGCCCGCGCGCGCACACCCAGGACATGTTCCTGGAGTTCCTCGCGCACCTGGGCGTGCCGCACCACGCGCCGCACGCGCCCGAGGACTGGCGCATCACCTTCAGCGACGCGGAGCGCGCCGCGCAGGCGGCGTGGATGGCGGAGCGCACCGGGCGCCCGATCGCGGCGATCGTCCCCGCGTCCGCGAACGCGCGCAAGGACTGGCCGGCCGAGCGGTGGGCGCGCGTGGCCGACGCGCTGCACGCCGACTTCGGCTACGAGGTGGCGCTGGTGGGCGGCCCGGGCGGGCGCGAGACGGCGATCGCGCGCGAGGTCGCGGAGCGCGCGACGGTGCCCGTGACGTGGGCGATGGGCGACGGCGTGCGGCGCGTGGCGTGGATCCTGGAGCGCAGCGCGCTGGTGCTCGCGCCCGACACGGGCCCGCTGCACATCGCGCGCGCGCTGGGCGTGCCGGTGATCGGGCTGTTCGGCCACACGAACCCGTGGCGCGTCGGGCCGTACCGCGCGTGGCAGGAGCTGTGGGTGGATGCGTACACCGAGGCGGGGACGGAGCCCGATCCGTCGCGGTTCGATCCGCCGGCGGATGACCGGATGCAGACCATCACCGTGGATCAGGTCGTCGAGCGCATCGGACGGGCGCGATCGCCGAACGGCGGAGGACGGTGA
- a CDS encoding ArsR/SmtB family transcription factor: MTAAASPTPTADLARAAELFHALSDETRLAILAMLRDGERCVCDLQDALDAAQSRLSFHLKVLKAAGLVTDRKEGRWSYYAPVPGALDEAHAMVRALADDRPAGARPPLRVLGRCCG, from the coding sequence GTGACCGCCGCTGCCTCCCCCACACCGACCGCCGACCTCGCGCGCGCCGCGGAGCTCTTCCACGCGCTCTCCGACGAGACGCGGCTGGCCATCCTCGCCATGCTCCGCGACGGCGAGCGGTGCGTCTGCGACCTGCAGGACGCGCTCGACGCCGCGCAGTCCCGCCTCTCCTTCCACCTCAAGGTGCTGAAGGCGGCGGGGCTGGTGACCGACCGGAAGGAGGGCCGCTGGTCGTACTACGCGCCGGTGCCCGGGGCCCTCGACGAGGCGCACGCGATGGTGCGCGCCCTCGCCGACGACCGCCCGGCGGGCGCCCGCCCGCCGCTGCGCGTCCTCGGCCGCTGCTGCGGCTGA
- the arsN2 gene encoding arsenic resistance N-acetyltransferase ArsN2: MITHDTTATPALRVATPSDLAAVRELLAASALPDAGLDDIFTEHAGDFVLAEAGGALVGVAGLEVRGDDALLRSVAIHPAWRAHGVGRELVKRLVCMADARGLRALYLLTMTAEHYFPRFGFEVVERGAVPAAIADTLEFRSACPASAVAMARACGTTGSVGATA, translated from the coding sequence ATGATCACGCACGACACGACGGCGACGCCCGCGCTGCGCGTCGCCACGCCGTCGGACCTCGCCGCCGTGCGCGAGCTGCTCGCGGCGAGCGCCCTCCCCGACGCGGGGCTGGACGACATCTTCACCGAGCATGCGGGCGACTTCGTGCTCGCTGAGGCGGGGGGCGCGTTGGTGGGCGTCGCGGGCCTCGAGGTGCGCGGCGACGACGCGCTGCTCCGTTCCGTGGCCATCCATCCCGCATGGCGCGCGCACGGCGTGGGCCGCGAGCTCGTGAAGCGCCTGGTGTGCATGGCCGACGCGCGTGGGCTGCGCGCGCTCTACCTGCTGACGATGACGGCCGAGCACTACTTCCCGCGCTTCGGCTTCGAGGTCGTCGAGCGTGGGGCGGTGCCCGCGGCGATCGCCGACACGCTGGAGTTCCGCAGCGCGTGCCCCGCGTCGGCCGTGGCGATGGCGCGCGCGTGCGGCACGACCGGCAGCGTGGGAGCGACCGCGTGA
- a CDS encoding HAD-IA family hydrolase, producing MFDLDGTLVDTNAAHVDAWVRAFARHGYKVHADRIGPEIGKGGDNLVPDVLGAEAEAKDGEALRAASQEEYLRLAKERKLRVFDGARALLEELRRRGIRTALATSSGNEHLDATFASAGDDLRALMDVVVGKSDVEHSKPYPDPVIAAVERLGVSPAECAMIGDTPYDALSAKRAGVITLGVLSSGLGFDERALVSAGARRTWRDVAHLHAELDDALRVASPGSARLTSEVLERLMRDALAVAQEGMGAGEAPIGCVIADGGGQVLARAHNAMNRTQDKTAHAEILAFRALAGRVPLDARDLLMVSTLEPCVMCTGAAMESAVDTIVFALDAPADNGTARVRPPESPESQMPRIVGGVLAAESRRLFERWLEAHRGEPQAAYVEQLLARTRNVPADPAEAARATGEAMDARRGAADAQGPAAAVQG from the coding sequence TTGTTCGATCTAGACGGTACGCTGGTAGACACCAACGCCGCCCACGTCGACGCCTGGGTGCGCGCGTTCGCGCGCCACGGCTACAAGGTGCACGCCGACCGCATCGGGCCGGAGATCGGCAAGGGCGGCGACAACCTCGTCCCCGACGTGCTGGGGGCCGAGGCGGAGGCGAAGGACGGCGAGGCGCTGCGCGCGGCGTCGCAGGAGGAGTACCTGCGGCTCGCGAAGGAGCGGAAGCTGCGCGTGTTCGACGGCGCGCGCGCGCTGCTCGAGGAATTGCGGCGGCGCGGCATCCGGACGGCGCTCGCCACGTCGTCGGGGAACGAGCACCTCGACGCGACGTTCGCCAGCGCGGGCGACGACCTGCGCGCGCTGATGGACGTCGTCGTCGGCAAGAGCGACGTCGAGCACTCGAAGCCGTATCCCGATCCGGTGATCGCGGCGGTCGAGCGCCTGGGCGTCTCGCCGGCCGAGTGCGCGATGATCGGCGACACGCCGTACGACGCGCTCTCCGCCAAGCGCGCGGGCGTCATCACGCTCGGCGTGCTCTCGTCCGGGCTCGGCTTCGACGAACGGGCGCTGGTGTCGGCGGGCGCGCGCCGCACGTGGCGCGACGTCGCGCACCTGCACGCGGAGCTGGACGACGCGCTGCGCGTGGCGTCGCCGGGCAGCGCGCGTCTCACGTCCGAGGTGCTGGAGCGGCTGATGCGCGACGCGCTCGCGGTGGCGCAGGAAGGGATGGGCGCGGGCGAGGCGCCGATCGGCTGCGTGATCGCCGACGGCGGCGGACAGGTGCTGGCGCGCGCGCACAACGCGATGAACCGCACGCAGGACAAGACCGCGCACGCGGAGATCCTCGCCTTCCGCGCGCTCGCCGGGAGGGTGCCGCTCGACGCGCGCGACCTGCTCATGGTGAGCACGCTGGAGCCGTGCGTGATGTGCACCGGCGCGGCGATGGAGAGCGCGGTCGACACGATCGTCTTCGCGCTCGACGCGCCGGCCGACAACGGCACCGCGCGCGTGCGCCCGCCCGAGAGCCCCGAGAGCCAGATGCCGCGCATCGTCGGCGGCGTGCTGGCGGCCGAGAGCCGACGCCTGTTCGAGCGATGGCTGGAGGCACATCGCGGCGAGCCGCAGGCCGCGTACGTCGAGCAGCTGCTGGCGCGCACGCGGAACGTGCCGGCCGATCCGGCGGAGGCCGCGCGCGCGACGGGCGAGGCGATGGACGCGCGGCGCGGCGCCGCCGACGCGCAGGGACCGGCAGCGGCCGTGCAGGGCTGA
- a CDS encoding arsenate reductase ArsC, which translates to MSDGRAPYRVLVLCTGNSARSQIAEALLATRGAGRVQAASAGARPVARVNPYAVEVLAAHGITWEGRTPQHVDAFAGERFDLVVTVCDDARDACPYFPNARAQVHWGLPDPADASTPDDARRAFAATYEALAARVDALLALPLETLDADALRERAQAVHAVGSTT; encoded by the coding sequence GTGAGCGACGGCCGTGCACCGTACCGCGTCCTCGTGCTCTGCACCGGCAACTCGGCGCGCAGCCAGATCGCCGAGGCGCTGCTCGCGACGCGCGGCGCGGGGCGCGTGCAGGCGGCGAGCGCCGGCGCGCGGCCCGTCGCGCGCGTGAACCCGTACGCGGTCGAGGTGCTGGCCGCGCACGGCATCACGTGGGAGGGGCGCACGCCGCAGCACGTGGACGCCTTCGCGGGCGAGCGCTTCGACCTCGTGGTGACCGTGTGCGACGACGCGCGCGACGCGTGCCCGTACTTCCCGAACGCGCGGGCGCAGGTGCACTGGGGGCTGCCCGACCCGGCCGACGCGTCCACGCCCGACGACGCGCGGCGCGCGTTCGCCGCGACCTACGAGGCGCTGGCCGCGCGCGTGGACGCGCTGCTCGCGCTGCCGCTGGAGACGCTGGATGCCGACGCGCTGCGCGAGCGCGCGCAGGCGGTCCATGCCGTCGGATCGACGACGTGA
- a CDS encoding VOC family protein yields MPPLTGVLETALYVAELERASTFYQRLLGARELLAEADRMRALDVAGRQVLLLFRTGASDAPNPVPGGVVPPHDAHGRMHVCFAIPADALEAWEAHLAALGVAVEGRVHAERGATCLYLRDPDGHLVELATPGLWEIY; encoded by the coding sequence ATGCCGCCGCTCACGGGCGTGCTCGAGACGGCACTCTACGTCGCGGAACTGGAGCGCGCGTCCACGTTCTACCAGCGGCTGCTCGGCGCGCGCGAGCTGCTGGCCGAAGCGGACCGGATGCGTGCGCTGGACGTCGCGGGGCGGCAGGTGCTGCTGCTCTTCCGCACGGGCGCGTCGGACGCGCCGAACCCGGTGCCGGGCGGCGTGGTGCCGCCGCACGACGCGCACGGGCGCATGCACGTCTGCTTCGCGATCCCGGCCGACGCGCTCGAGGCGTGGGAGGCGCACCTCGCCGCGCTCGGCGTCGCGGTCGAGGGCCGCGTGCACGCGGAGCGCGGCGCGACGTGCCTGTACCTGCGCGATCCCGACGGGCACCTGGTGGAGCTGGCGACGCCGGGGCTGTGGGAGATCTACTAG
- a CDS encoding arsenite methyltransferase — protein sequence MSTATGSTPDSTITEIVREKYGAAARRILASEPSGGCGPVSSCCGGAAFNGSVDPITSNLYVSGESEVLPSAAVLASLGCGNPTALAQLEPGQVVLDLGSGGGIDVLLSARRVGATGKAYGLDMTDDMLELARRNAAEAGVTNVEFLKGQIEAIPLPDASVDVIISNCVINLSGDKRRVLAEAFRVLKPGGRFAVSDVVVRGETPAAVRRSMELWVGCVAGALEESEFLRLLTDVGFVAPSIEPTRIYRSEDARTFLGEAGLDVDASIAQIDGKFMAAFVRATKPVAPAPAAKSCCGPECCP from the coding sequence ATGTCGACGGCGACCGGCAGCACCCCGGACTCCACGATCACCGAGATCGTGCGCGAGAAGTACGGCGCCGCCGCGCGCCGCATCCTGGCCAGCGAGCCGTCGGGCGGCTGCGGCCCGGTCAGCTCCTGCTGCGGCGGCGCGGCGTTCAACGGCAGCGTCGATCCGATCACGTCGAACCTCTACGTCAGCGGCGAGAGCGAGGTGCTCCCCTCGGCCGCGGTGCTGGCGTCGCTCGGCTGCGGCAACCCGACCGCGCTCGCGCAGCTGGAGCCCGGCCAGGTGGTGCTCGACCTCGGCTCCGGCGGCGGCATCGACGTGCTGCTCTCGGCGCGACGCGTGGGCGCCACCGGAAAGGCGTACGGCCTCGACATGACCGACGACATGCTGGAGCTGGCGCGGCGCAACGCGGCCGAGGCGGGCGTCACGAACGTCGAGTTCCTGAAGGGGCAGATCGAGGCGATCCCGCTCCCCGACGCGTCGGTGGACGTGATCATCAGCAACTGCGTCATCAACCTCTCGGGCGACAAGCGGCGCGTGCTGGCGGAGGCGTTCCGCGTGCTGAAGCCGGGCGGCCGCTTCGCGGTGAGCGACGTCGTCGTGCGCGGCGAGACGCCGGCCGCGGTGCGCCGCAGCATGGAGCTGTGGGTGGGCTGCGTGGCGGGCGCGCTGGAGGAGTCGGAGTTCCTGCGCCTGCTGACCGACGTCGGCTTCGTCGCGCCGTCCATCGAGCCGACGCGCATCTATCGCAGCGAGGACGCGCGCACGTTCCTCGGCGAGGCGGGGCTCGACGTGGACGCGAGCATCGCGCAGATCGACGGGAAGTTCATGGCGGCGTTCGTGCGCGCGACCAAGCCCGTCGCGCCCGCACCGGCCGCGAAGTCCTGCTGCGGCCCGGAGTGCTGTCCATGA
- a CDS encoding SPFH domain-containing protein: protein MVGLVILVVLLALLLSLAAASFKIVGQAEVMVVERLGRFHRIAPSGLNILIPLIERPRAIDVRYLEADLAGAKKMVARTTTRIDLREQVLNFPSQPVITKDNVTIDIDAVLYYRVADPQKATYAVQNLPYALETLTRTTLRNIVGEMELDQTLASRDMINRRMREVIEEAAISWGVDVTRVELQSIDPPRDIQQSMELVMRAERERRAAVTNAEAHKRAQILEAEGARESQVRRAEGEREAAVLRAQGQAEARLAMAEAESEAIRRIAASLPEGQAANYLLSVKYLEALPGLAQGKGSTIFLPSEAAGVMGALGGLRQLLGAGGPVTPGPAAGDDRATPRLGPTGATGAHPALGAGGYFPPPTVAPLPAVGRSELQPVRASPTDSGVPRPGDAGQG from the coding sequence ATGGTCGGTCTCGTCATCCTCGTCGTCCTGCTCGCCCTCCTCCTCTCGCTGGCGGCCGCGTCGTTCAAGATCGTGGGCCAGGCCGAGGTCATGGTGGTCGAGCGGCTGGGGCGGTTCCACCGCATCGCGCCCTCGGGGCTCAACATCCTCATCCCGCTCATCGAGCGGCCGCGCGCGATCGACGTGCGCTACCTCGAGGCGGACCTCGCCGGGGCGAAGAAGATGGTCGCCCGCACGACGACGCGGATCGACCTGCGCGAGCAGGTGCTGAACTTCCCGAGCCAGCCGGTGATCACGAAGGACAACGTCACGATCGACATCGACGCGGTCCTCTACTACCGCGTGGCCGACCCGCAGAAGGCGACGTACGCGGTGCAGAACCTCCCGTACGCGCTGGAGACGCTGACGCGCACGACGCTGCGCAACATCGTCGGCGAGATGGAGCTCGACCAGACGCTCGCCAGCCGCGACATGATCAACCGCCGCATGCGCGAGGTGATCGAGGAGGCGGCGATCAGCTGGGGCGTGGACGTGACGCGCGTCGAGCTGCAGTCGATCGACCCGCCGCGCGACATCCAGCAGTCGATGGAGCTGGTGATGCGGGCCGAGCGCGAGCGCCGCGCCGCCGTCACCAACGCCGAGGCGCACAAGCGCGCCCAGATCCTCGAGGCCGAGGGCGCGCGCGAGAGCCAGGTGCGCCGCGCCGAGGGCGAGCGCGAGGCGGCGGTGCTGCGCGCGCAGGGCCAGGCCGAGGCGCGCCTGGCGATGGCGGAGGCCGAGTCGGAGGCGATCCGCCGCATCGCCGCGTCGCTGCCCGAGGGCCAGGCCGCGAACTACCTGCTGAGCGTGAAGTACCTGGAGGCGCTGCCCGGCCTCGCGCAGGGGAAGGGCTCGACGATCTTCCTGCCGAGCGAGGCGGCCGGCGTGATGGGCGCGCTCGGCGGGCTGCGGCAGCTGCTGGGCGCCGGCGGGCCGGTGACGCCGGGCCCCGCCGCGGGCGACGACCGCGCGACGCCGCGCCTCGGCCCCACGGGCGCGACGGGCGCGCATCCCGCGCTCGGCGCCGGCGGCTACTTCCCGCCGCCGACCGTGGCGCCGCTGCCGGCGGTGGGGCGCTCGGAGCTGCAGCCGGTGCGCGCGTCACCCACCGACTCGGGCGTGCCGCGTCCGGGCGACGCGGGCCAGGGCTGA
- a CDS encoding MIP/aquaporin family protein, translating into MTRDPRRWVAEAAGTMLLVTFGAGSVMTDAITGGALGSVGIAATFAIVVTALVTALGHVSGAHLNPAVTIAFWSMRRFPAREVPPYVLAQCAGATGGALLLRAALGRVAQVGATVPHVPVATAFGVELVFSFALFLVIAAVATDARTPPALAPFAVGGTVGLCALQGALTGASMNPARSLGPAVASGTFTAHWLYWVAPIAGMLAAARLFDWLRDTRAHPTSPRGAALGVEGPID; encoded by the coding sequence GTGACGCGCGACCCGAGGCGCTGGGTCGCCGAAGCGGCAGGGACGATGCTGCTGGTGACGTTCGGCGCCGGATCGGTGATGACCGACGCGATCACGGGCGGCGCGCTGGGGAGCGTGGGGATCGCCGCGACGTTCGCGATCGTCGTGACGGCGCTCGTGACGGCGCTCGGCCACGTGTCGGGCGCGCACCTGAATCCCGCGGTGACCATCGCGTTCTGGTCGATGCGGCGCTTTCCCGCGCGCGAGGTGCCGCCCTACGTGCTGGCGCAGTGCGCCGGCGCGACCGGCGGCGCGCTGCTGCTGCGCGCGGCGCTCGGTCGCGTCGCCCAGGTGGGCGCGACGGTGCCACACGTGCCCGTCGCGACCGCGTTCGGCGTCGAGCTCGTGTTCTCGTTCGCGCTGTTCCTCGTGATCGCGGCCGTCGCGACCGACGCGCGCACGCCGCCCGCGCTGGCGCCGTTCGCCGTCGGCGGCACGGTGGGGCTGTGCGCGCTCCAGGGCGCGCTCACCGGCGCGTCGATGAACCCTGCACGCTCGCTCGGGCCCGCGGTGGCCTCGGGCACGTTCACCGCGCACTGGCTGTACTGGGTCGCGCCGATCGCGGGCATGCTGGCCGCCGCACGGCTGTTCGACTGGCTGCGCGACACGCGGGCACATCCCACGTCGCCGCGCGGTGCGGCGCTGGGCGTCGAGGGGCCGATCGACTGA
- a CDS encoding helix-turn-helix transcriptional regulator has translation MGLHLTTRDATALANLTAALLAPAAGVERLDAWWRAAEVPLRALFPGATVMYSVPHGDRMLHLSEGVDAGMRRQMGEIVGIDPATGLTRSQDPGLAAWHRARRAADLTLWNDAVNARLLREMGTDIRRLLWYNEGLVPAGMRTFSGATSEHRRGEAVLCVGYDARHRAPRDAEEELELMRVLMPMVRASHHAWVTFGERQEALHAQLDAIPDALLVVGPDGRTLHRNTALERLLAAEPERERVLGALHAMAAELRAPRGVLALATPARTITTALGRYALRASLAPAALWGQEGVVQLAVEHAETPAVAVLATTGAHGLTAREAQVAQLLARRARDPEIAAALGISVHTARHHSEKVLRKLGVRRRTDVAAVLAAP, from the coding sequence GTGGGCCTGCACCTGACTACCCGCGACGCCACGGCGCTCGCCAACCTCACGGCCGCGCTGCTGGCGCCGGCCGCGGGCGTCGAGCGGCTGGACGCGTGGTGGCGGGCGGCCGAGGTGCCGCTGCGGGCGCTCTTCCCGGGCGCGACGGTGATGTACTCGGTGCCGCACGGCGACCGGATGCTGCACCTGTCGGAGGGCGTGGACGCGGGCATGCGCCGCCAGATGGGCGAGATCGTCGGCATCGACCCGGCGACGGGCCTCACGCGCTCGCAGGATCCGGGGCTCGCCGCCTGGCACCGCGCGCGGCGCGCCGCGGACCTCACGCTCTGGAACGACGCCGTCAACGCGCGCCTGCTGCGCGAGATGGGGACGGACATCCGCCGGCTGCTGTGGTACAACGAGGGGCTGGTGCCCGCCGGGATGCGCACCTTCAGCGGGGCGACGAGCGAGCACCGGCGGGGCGAGGCGGTGCTGTGCGTGGGCTACGACGCGCGCCATCGCGCGCCGCGCGACGCGGAGGAGGAGCTGGAGCTGATGCGCGTCCTCATGCCGATGGTGCGCGCCAGCCACCACGCGTGGGTGACGTTCGGGGAGCGGCAGGAGGCGCTCCACGCGCAGCTGGACGCGATCCCGGACGCGCTGCTGGTCGTCGGGCCCGACGGGCGCACGCTGCACCGCAACACGGCGCTGGAGCGGCTCCTCGCCGCTGAGCCCGAGCGCGAGCGCGTGCTCGGCGCCCTGCACGCGATGGCGGCCGAGCTGCGCGCACCGCGCGGCGTGCTCGCGCTGGCCACGCCGGCGCGCACGATCACGACGGCGCTGGGACGCTACGCGCTGCGCGCCTCGCTCGCGCCGGCGGCGCTGTGGGGGCAGGAAGGCGTGGTGCAGCTGGCCGTCGAGCACGCGGAGACGCCCGCGGTCGCCGTGCTCGCCACGACGGGGGCGCACGGCCTCACGGCGCGCGAGGCGCAGGTCGCGCAGCTGCTGGCGCGCCGCGCCCGCGACCCCGAGATCGCGGCGGCGCTGGGGATCAGCGTGCACACCGCGCGGCACCACAGCGAGAAGGTGCTGCGCAAGCTGGGCGTCCGGCGGCGCACCGACGTCGCGGCGGTGCTCGCGGCGCCGTGA